From the genome of uncultured Methanobacterium sp.:
GACTTCCTGGCCTTGAACTGTGACTGGTGGACTGCCAGTCCACTTTTTAATAAATGCATAGTTGGGAAGATATCCCTCATTTTTGTACCAGTTGAGAATCCTTGCATAAGCATAAACTAGGGTCTGCCATGGTATGTTACCAAGGCCACACAGACCATAGCCTGGTATCCTGGCATTTTCTTCCGCATGTTTCTGGATCCTTTTAGCCATATCCAAATAATCATTTTTATAAAAGTTACCAGATGTGAGGTTCTCCAAGGTGTTCAGGGCCATGTTGACTCCTCGAAGTTCCAGTGGATCCTTAATATTTTTGTCTAAATTCTGTACGGCCCTGACGGCAAGGTCGAGATACTGACTCATTAGAATACTTTGCCCTGCCACGTTAGCTGTATTATCAAGTCTGTTGTAGATTTCTACGCTGTTTTTAACACCTTCACTGGTGTTTAATATGTCTTTTAGTTCGAAACTAGTCATATCATTCCTCCATAGCTCACCCTATCATTTTAAGAAAATTTGAAAAAAATAAATATTATGTTACTCGATACAAACACGTAAAGAATGGGGGGATGTCATATTATTTTTGAAAAATCTATAAAAGAAATTGAAGAACGTGATATTGAACGTTTAAAATATATTGAAAGTCCAGAAGGTAGAAATCTAGAATATAAGAGCAGTTTAGATATTTATAACAACGATCATAAACGTAGCTTATTAAAAGCAGTTTCGGCATTTGCCAATACTAATGGTGGGCTGTTAATTTATGGTGTTGAAGAAGATGAGGGAATCCCTACAGAAATTAATGGCATAACTGTTAATAATAAAGATGAACTTGGAATATGGATAGAGCAATATGTTGGATCTAACTCTGAACCTAGGATTCCTTCGTTAGAAATTGAATTTATTGATAAAAATAATTCTAGTAATGTTTTTATTTTAGTCAAAGTTCCAAGAAGTTGGAACTCCCCTCATAGAGTAAGTATGGGACCAAATACCCAAAAATTCTACATTCGAAGAGGGCGCTTTAGTGAAGAGATGGATTATTTTGAACTCAAAAATGCGTTTAATTTGTCTGAAACATTAATAGAAAAAATAAATAATTTTAGGAATGAAAGAATATCCTCTGTTTTATCTGAAAATAGGACACCTTTCTCTTTAACTAATGGTTCTAAGACTATTATTCATTTAATTCCCTTAAACTCTTTTTATACTAGGCAAAACTATGAATTTGATGAAGTAGTCATAAGTGATTCTTCTAAATTAAAACC
Proteins encoded in this window:
- a CDS encoding ATP-binding protein: MGGCHIIFEKSIKEIEERDIERLKYIESPEGRNLEYKSSLDIYNNDHKRSLLKAVSAFANTNGGLLIYGVEEDEGIPTEINGITVNNKDELGIWIEQYVGSNSEPRIPSLEIEFIDKNNSSNVFILVKVPRSWNSPHRVSMGPNTQKFYIRRGRFSEEMDYFELKNAFNLSETLIEKINNFRNERISSVLSENRTPFSLTNGSKTIIHLIPLNSFYTRQNYEFDEVVISDSSKLKPVYGVNYSLRRNFDGLVTHNMLLEGKTHSYTQLYRNGIIEAVSVELFNNDEKQISRGFHEIKIVEAINNYLKIYEEVQMELPILVFITLIGVKDYTMYIAPENRMFYHDTFKIDRDILELPEVILKKYEENIGNIFKPCFDSIWNACGYNGSENYNRDGEWNPRR